Proteins co-encoded in one Saprospira grandis genomic window:
- a CDS encoding DUF5683 domain-containing protein, producing the protein MKHNILFAFLLLLSCPLWGQDSLRLVPEDGPRAKAKARQLDPQKAWRWALLPGGGQIYNRRYWKLPIVYGGIGTLVYLSIDNRQKYQCYRQSYLAVVDSDPNTVNTCDPNLTDAQLKILRDAYRQQYEYSVAGLIGFYGLTILDAFVDAHLSSFDVSDDLSLHWNIGGRPHYQAFSGQMGYHPELRLQLRPRREQKKRPIPHF; encoded by the coding sequence ATGAAGCATAATATTTTATTTGCTTTTCTACTGCTATTGTCCTGTCCTTTATGGGGGCAGGACAGTTTGCGTTTGGTCCCAGAGGATGGGCCAAGGGCGAAGGCAAAAGCGAGGCAACTGGACCCACAGAAAGCCTGGCGTTGGGCTTTACTACCGGGAGGCGGACAAATTTATAACCGTCGGTATTGGAAACTGCCTATTGTTTATGGGGGCATAGGGACCTTAGTGTATCTATCTATAGATAATCGCCAAAAATATCAGTGTTATCGGCAGTCCTATTTAGCGGTGGTAGACAGTGATCCGAATACGGTAAATACTTGTGATCCAAATTTGACCGATGCTCAATTAAAAATCTTGCGGGATGCATATCGTCAGCAGTACGAATATTCTGTAGCGGGATTGATAGGGTTTTATGGGCTAACGATACTAGATGCTTTTGTAGACGCTCACTTAAGTAGTTTTGATGTGAGTGACGACCTTAGTTTGCATTGGAATATTGGCGGGCGGCCGCATTATCAGGCTTTTTCGGGGCAGATGGGATATCATCCGGAGTTACGGCTTCAGTTACGTCCTCGGCGAGAGCAAAAAAAGCGGCCCATTCCTCATTTCTGA
- a CDS encoding DUF6798 domain-containing protein, producing MLAAKWANSQLFIAFTALFTTIWGYQFGLWDHQEHLSLLFRQLNPDFLPSDAFINANDSGFNPRIYSNYLTILLTKLVGLPLAFFLLCFLCNWAIGRAAQQLGDLLFKNELSANLAALFCLSIPTLGLGSVSEIHAVYLTPNSMAFALVLLALPQLWQQKFVQAGLFLALATLIHPLVGPESTLLLGGLYALSLPFRPRLNRKQWKALALGAGLFGLAAALSLGPYFLSAQEHISQEEFYNIYVHFRAPHHILPSQFLLQEEPKNSYYLIGYLALLYLPKGLLKLQKIDRFFVLGLILSLLALAYIGYYFVEVQPSKLMATAQVYRILYLGKFFFLLGLAGTIGQVRQGKQLEQVYAWAFLLNSFCWTNGLRIALLFLLARLRNRFFPHWRWTLALELPLLLALTAYGLWQTYLTLDFSAEAYLWLIFILFGPIFYSLAPKKKWPSYLFAAASLSFLLFWSQTPRTPDMSPLQQDMSRLYSLSDQAYFQPALYEVSQYIKKETPKDSRFLVPPMQAEIRYLGQRALVVDFKAFPFSGQTMKAWQERIFEVYGWTDQRGFGAVNQVFEPYWKTRPDSMLLQLGKKYEAQYALLYAETETQLPVVFKNQGFQLVFLKED from the coding sequence ATGCTTGCCGCTAAATGGGCTAACTCTCAGCTGTTTATCGCCTTTACGGCCCTTTTTACCACTATTTGGGGCTATCAGTTTGGACTTTGGGACCATCAGGAGCACCTTAGTTTGCTCTTTCGTCAGCTAAATCCCGACTTCCTCCCCTCCGATGCCTTTATCAATGCCAATGATTCGGGCTTTAATCCCAGAATCTATAGTAACTATTTAACTATTTTGCTGACAAAGCTTGTTGGCCTGCCTTTGGCCTTTTTTCTGCTTTGTTTTCTTTGCAATTGGGCCATCGGCCGAGCCGCCCAACAACTGGGGGACTTGCTGTTTAAAAATGAGCTTTCGGCCAATTTAGCCGCCCTCTTTTGCCTCTCTATTCCGACCTTAGGCCTAGGCTCTGTCTCCGAAATCCATGCGGTTTATCTCACCCCCAATAGTATGGCTTTTGCCCTGGTTTTGCTGGCACTTCCCCAACTCTGGCAACAAAAGTTTGTGCAGGCGGGCCTCTTTTTGGCCCTAGCTACCCTTATTCATCCTTTGGTGGGACCAGAATCGACGCTTTTGCTGGGCGGCCTCTATGCCCTCAGCCTGCCTTTTCGCCCCCGCCTTAACCGCAAGCAATGGAAAGCTTTAGCCTTGGGCGCTGGACTTTTTGGCTTGGCCGCCGCCCTGAGCCTTGGCCCCTACTTCCTTTCGGCCCAAGAACATATTAGCCAAGAAGAGTTCTATAATATATATGTGCACTTTAGAGCCCCCCACCATATTCTCCCTAGCCAGTTTTTGCTCCAAGAAGAGCCTAAAAACAGCTATTATTTGATCGGCTATTTGGCCTTGCTTTATTTGCCCAAAGGCCTGCTAAAGCTCCAAAAAATAGATCGCTTTTTTGTTTTGGGCCTGATCCTTAGCCTGCTGGCGCTGGCCTATATCGGCTATTATTTTGTAGAAGTCCAGCCCAGCAAATTGATGGCCACCGCCCAAGTTTATCGCATTCTCTACCTGGGCAAGTTTTTCTTTCTTTTGGGCTTGGCTGGAACCATTGGCCAAGTTCGACAAGGCAAACAACTCGAGCAAGTTTATGCCTGGGCCTTTTTGCTCAATAGTTTTTGTTGGACCAATGGGCTGCGCATCGCTTTGCTCTTTCTGCTCGCTCGCCTACGCAACCGCTTTTTCCCGCATTGGCGCTGGACCCTCGCCCTAGAGTTGCCCCTTTTGCTGGCCCTTACAGCTTATGGACTCTGGCAAACTTACCTAACCCTAGACTTTTCTGCCGAGGCTTATCTTTGGCTGATTTTTATACTTTTTGGTCCTATTTTCTACAGTCTGGCCCCAAAGAAAAAATGGCCCAGTTATCTATTTGCGGCCGCTAGCCTGAGCTTCCTTTTATTTTGGTCGCAAACTCCCCGAACCCCAGACATGTCGCCCCTACAGCAAGATATGAGCCGCCTGTATAGCCTGAGCGACCAAGCTTATTTTCAGCCAGCGCTCTATGAGGTTAGTCAATATATTAAGAAAGAAACGCCAAAAGATAGCCGCTTTTTGGTGCCCCCTATGCAGGCCGAAATCCGCTATTTGGGCCAGCGGGCTTTGGTGGTCGATTTTAAGGCGTTTCCTTTTAGCGGCCAAACAATGAAGGCCTGGCAAGAACGCATTTTTGAGGTGTATGGCTGGACCGATCAGCGGGGATTTGGAGCAGTCAATCAGGTTTTTGAGCCTTATTGGAAAACACGGCCCGATAGTATGCTCTTGCAACTGGGCAAAAAGTATGAGGCCCAATATGCCCTGCTTTATGCCGAAACAGAGACGCAGTTGCCAGTGGTCTTTAAGAATCAAGGTTTTCAGTTGGTTTTCTTGAAGGAGGATTAG
- a CDS encoding cupin domain-containing protein, giving the protein MSRYFKAAQESPAFLAGDATLLQEIAHPLKDNWPIGYSLAKAQLDVGQASLPHRLKSSELYYVISGAASIFIDGQEQTLQAGDCCLVPAQAEQYVQQKGDQPFHFLCIVEPYWQENDEDIL; this is encoded by the coding sequence ATGTCCAGATACTTTAAAGCCGCCCAAGAAAGTCCCGCTTTCTTGGCAGGAGATGCTACCCTTTTGCAAGAAATTGCCCACCCACTAAAAGATAATTGGCCCATAGGCTATAGCTTGGCCAAAGCCCAACTAGATGTCGGCCAAGCCAGTCTGCCCCACAGACTAAAAAGCAGTGAGCTCTATTATGTAATCTCGGGAGCCGCCAGCATTTTTATTGATGGCCAAGAACAAACCCTGCAAGCAGGCGATTGCTGCCTAGTGCCCGCCCAAGCCGAGCAATATGTGCAGCAAAAAGGCGATCAGCCCTTTCATTTTCTTTGTATTGTAGAACCCTATTGGCAAGAAAATGATGAAGATATCCTATAA
- a CDS encoding CHAT domain-containing protein, which yields MMKISYKLPLLFFLFLWSLPQLLLGQEKERIDSLKRLGQEESVLGALSYSQWAKKVFKSKNYSEALQLFEEEIRCRSHLPDTGELPTLKVRAHYNASLMARVIGQYELAKKHGFACLNSSKKLLGEKDVETLDAYRLLADIGYYSQAYELEQNYGDTALWLCESASPLDSSRYTSLLVLQAAREIKKGFYVEGEQLLKKALAIEQQRPKDNLKVQKSLAKIYNDLAVISDYQDRFGAALSFYNKALALRKSTGGEEQLSLIWLYDNMGVLYHRMDRPLDALEYQHQALDIAKKLIGEDHPRYALVLQHSAVSFEKLKQYGQAEKRLKKAIQIYTQSLAADHPKVSTAKMRLAKFKSKQDWPAAQALFQEAENILLQNPERNAPALADLYFEWADAADKHKLGPVILEKTTLALAENRFQTKDGYREPRLALRCWTLWLKYASSADFGPKKQALFALQSNIHRQLERSANQSDKQLLLSTAKHFYGAYIDHIYRYKEQYLQKEEMRNQLLALFETSKSVLLKHSLALHQKLASLKLTAEKEKACLQAQKQAIYYEELWTQADPQDKKEFSRLEKQYEQAKAKWLALKAEVGLDKDKQKTSSWQLPLAKELQGKLAQKELLLHYFSNQDGHFRLSISQNSFELEQINELLLEGPIIRLINSFYDSEALFELDARIRYQQFLADAELLSQLLLPKNLGQFEQLSIVSDGILEYLPFELLLSKKAGPKDNFQTLPYLVKTKSIRYVYNWEVLQKQEQHIPQKHPKMLALAPIYNWESPMHKPLAGAQEEVAWLHKRYPSKNIAPFPNKQELLANIGNYQLVHLAMHALAPDSSDAFLLLPEEGPKGRLDSKELAALSLENQDLLVLSACQTALGKQNSGEGVMSLGRALAHSAAPSAMVTLWSWNDESAVYLMRRFYIHLEQGSPKDKALQAAKLDYINNAKEMHCHPFFWAAAILYGNRQPLALQPKANYSPYYWGGAGLAALLILALAFWRRKS from the coding sequence ATGATGAAGATATCCTATAAACTCCCCCTGCTTTTCTTTCTCTTTCTTTGGAGCCTCCCACAGCTACTTTTGGGACAAGAAAAAGAACGCATAGACAGCCTAAAACGCCTAGGACAAGAAGAAAGCGTTTTGGGCGCCCTGAGCTATAGCCAATGGGCCAAAAAAGTATTTAAAAGCAAAAATTATAGTGAAGCCCTTCAGCTTTTTGAAGAGGAAATTCGCTGTAGAAGCCATTTGCCCGATACCGGCGAACTGCCTACGCTTAAGGTCCGCGCCCATTATAATGCTAGCCTAATGGCTAGAGTAATTGGCCAATATGAATTGGCTAAAAAGCATGGCTTTGCCTGCCTCAATAGCAGCAAAAAACTATTGGGAGAAAAAGATGTAGAAACCCTAGATGCCTATCGACTCCTTGCCGATATTGGCTATTATAGTCAGGCCTATGAACTAGAACAAAACTATGGCGACACCGCCCTTTGGCTTTGTGAATCCGCCAGCCCCCTAGACAGCAGCCGCTATACTAGCCTGCTGGTTTTGCAAGCCGCCCGAGAAATCAAAAAAGGCTTTTATGTAGAAGGCGAACAGCTCCTAAAAAAAGCCCTGGCCATAGAACAACAACGCCCCAAAGATAACCTCAAGGTCCAAAAAAGCTTGGCCAAAATCTATAATGACTTAGCCGTCATTTCTGATTATCAAGACCGCTTTGGAGCCGCCCTTAGCTTTTATAATAAAGCCCTAGCCCTGCGCAAAAGTACAGGCGGAGAAGAACAACTCTCGCTAATTTGGCTCTATGATAATATGGGCGTGCTCTACCACCGTATGGACCGCCCCCTCGATGCACTAGAGTACCAACATCAGGCCCTAGATATTGCCAAAAAACTAATTGGCGAAGACCACCCTCGCTATGCCTTGGTCTTGCAGCATTCTGCAGTATCTTTTGAAAAACTCAAGCAATATGGACAGGCCGAAAAACGCCTAAAAAAAGCGATTCAGATTTATACCCAAAGCCTAGCCGCAGACCACCCCAAAGTAAGTACCGCCAAAATGAGGCTGGCCAAGTTTAAATCTAAGCAGGACTGGCCAGCAGCCCAAGCCCTCTTTCAAGAAGCAGAAAATATTCTGCTCCAAAATCCAGAGAGAAACGCTCCCGCCCTAGCCGACCTCTATTTTGAGTGGGCCGATGCCGCTGACAAGCATAAATTAGGGCCTGTTATTTTAGAAAAAACAACCCTCGCCCTAGCTGAAAACCGATTCCAAACAAAAGATGGCTACCGAGAACCGCGTCTGGCCTTGCGTTGCTGGACCCTCTGGCTGAAGTACGCTAGTTCAGCTGATTTTGGACCTAAAAAACAAGCGCTATTTGCCCTACAAAGCAATATTCATCGACAATTAGAGCGTAGCGCCAACCAAAGCGATAAACAACTGCTGCTCTCTACTGCCAAGCATTTTTATGGCGCCTATATTGACCATATTTACCGCTACAAAGAGCAATATCTCCAAAAAGAAGAGATGCGCAACCAACTCTTGGCCCTCTTTGAAACTAGCAAATCAGTGCTGCTCAAACACAGTTTGGCCCTACACCAAAAACTCGCCAGCCTAAAGCTAACAGCAGAAAAGGAAAAAGCCTGCTTGCAGGCCCAAAAACAAGCGATCTACTATGAAGAGCTCTGGACCCAAGCCGACCCTCAAGATAAAAAAGAGTTTAGTCGACTGGAAAAGCAATATGAACAGGCCAAGGCCAAATGGCTGGCCCTCAAAGCTGAAGTAGGCCTAGATAAAGACAAACAAAAGACCTCTAGCTGGCAGCTCCCCTTGGCAAAAGAGCTACAGGGTAAATTGGCCCAAAAAGAATTGCTTTTGCATTACTTCTCTAATCAAGATGGGCATTTTCGCCTCAGCATTAGCCAAAATAGCTTTGAGCTAGAACAAATCAATGAACTGCTTTTAGAAGGCCCCATTATCCGCCTAATCAATAGCTTTTATGATAGCGAAGCCCTCTTTGAACTAGATGCCCGCATTCGGTATCAACAGTTTTTAGCCGATGCAGAACTGCTCTCGCAGCTCTTACTCCCCAAAAACTTAGGACAGTTTGAGCAATTGAGCATTGTGAGTGATGGTATCTTAGAATACCTCCCCTTTGAACTGCTCCTTAGCAAAAAAGCAGGCCCCAAAGATAATTTCCAAACCCTCCCCTATTTGGTCAAAACAAAAAGTATTCGCTATGTTTATAACTGGGAGGTCCTGCAAAAACAAGAGCAGCATATTCCACAAAAGCATCCCAAAATGCTAGCCCTAGCGCCTATTTATAATTGGGAAAGCCCCATGCACAAACCCCTAGCCGGCGCCCAAGAGGAGGTGGCCTGGCTGCATAAACGCTACCCCTCTAAAAATATAGCGCCCTTTCCCAATAAGCAGGAATTACTAGCCAATATCGGCAATTATCAGTTGGTGCATTTGGCCATGCACGCCTTGGCCCCAGATAGTAGCGATGCCTTTTTGCTGCTGCCCGAAGAAGGACCAAAAGGTCGATTAGATAGTAAGGAGCTAGCCGCTCTCTCCCTAGAAAATCAAGATCTCCTCGTTCTTTCAGCCTGCCAAACCGCCCTCGGTAAACAAAATAGCGGCGAAGGTGTCATGAGCCTTGGCCGGGCCTTGGCCCATAGTGCCGCCCCCTCGGCTATGGTGACGCTCTGGTCTTGGAATGATGAATCAGCAGTCTATCTGATGCGCCGCTTTTATATTCATTTAGAGCAAGGCTCGCCTAAGGATAAGGCCCTGCAAGCAGCCAAATTAGATTATATCAATAATGCAAAAGAAATGCATTGCCACCCCTTTTTCTGGGCTGCCGCTATTCTCTACGGAAACCGACAACCCCTGGCCCTTCAACCCAAAGCAAATTATAGCCCCTACTATTGGGGCGGGGCCGGACTAGCTGCCTTGTTGATCCTTGCACTTGCCTTTTGGCGCCGAAAATCTTAA
- a CDS encoding IMPACT family protein — protein sequence MSAEIIDRYTTLAEPREGWYKEKGSKFIAYAYEVEDEEAIQLYLEELRQLHFKARHHCYAWRLGLDKTHYRANDDGEPSGTAGRPILGQIDSFGLTHCLIVVVRYFGGTKLGTSGLKTAYKAASFEALNEAPTVVRILKQKVKLFLPYPLLSDWMNYLKGAEMDIKSSDYAAEEVVLTLSLPLSRLPELQARLDDPLITDIKTEGLEE from the coding sequence TTGTCAGCAGAAATTATTGACCGCTACACGACTTTGGCGGAGCCCCGAGAGGGATGGTACAAGGAAAAAGGGAGTAAATTTATAGCCTACGCCTATGAGGTAGAGGATGAAGAGGCGATCCAGCTCTACTTGGAGGAGCTGCGGCAGTTGCATTTTAAGGCGCGGCATCATTGTTATGCCTGGCGTTTGGGATTAGACAAAACGCATTATCGGGCCAATGATGATGGGGAGCCTTCGGGAACGGCGGGTCGGCCTATTTTGGGTCAGATTGATAGCTTTGGATTGACCCATTGTTTGATTGTGGTAGTGCGTTATTTTGGGGGGACCAAATTGGGAACCTCGGGTTTGAAAACGGCCTATAAGGCGGCTAGTTTTGAGGCCTTAAATGAGGCGCCGACAGTCGTGCGCATATTGAAACAGAAAGTCAAGCTCTTTTTGCCCTATCCCTTGCTTAGTGATTGGATGAACTACCTCAAAGGGGCGGAGATGGACATCAAAAGCTCTGATTATGCGGCGGAAGAAGTTGTTTTGACCTTATCCTTGCCGCTTTCTCGTCTGCCTGAGCTACAGGCTCGCCTAGATGACCCTTTGATTACAGACATTAAAACAGAGGGCTTAGAAGAATAG
- a CDS encoding 1,4-dihydroxy-6-naphthoate synthase produces MEKIKIGYSPCPNDTFIFDALVHGKIDTEGLEFEVHHADVEELNRLAFAGELPVCKLSYHAFAHLWKDYQLLRAGSALGNNCGPLLVGARPFGAAEVAEAKIAIPGQHTTANFLLSFAFPGAQNRQEYLFSDIEGAVLGGQVDLGLLIHENRFTYAQRGLHKVMDLGQHWEEQTGLPIPLGGIAVRRDLPEALKQKIGRLLRKSVEYAFAHPRASAEYVAEHAQEMDAEVCQLHINLYVTENSIDFGPKGEAAIAQLMQSLGIQADLPLWVAI; encoded by the coding sequence ATGGAAAAGATCAAAATAGGCTATTCGCCTTGTCCCAATGATACCTTTATTTTTGATGCTTTGGTGCATGGGAAAATAGATACAGAGGGGTTAGAGTTTGAGGTGCATCATGCGGATGTAGAGGAGCTGAACCGCTTGGCTTTTGCGGGAGAGTTGCCTGTTTGCAAGTTGAGTTATCATGCTTTTGCGCATTTGTGGAAAGACTACCAACTCTTGCGGGCGGGTTCTGCATTGGGGAACAATTGTGGGCCTTTATTGGTGGGGGCTCGGCCTTTTGGGGCCGCAGAAGTGGCGGAGGCCAAAATAGCGATACCGGGGCAGCATACCACGGCAAATTTCCTATTGTCTTTTGCTTTTCCAGGGGCTCAAAATCGGCAAGAATACTTGTTTTCGGATATTGAGGGGGCGGTACTTGGCGGGCAAGTAGATCTGGGGTTATTGATACATGAAAACCGCTTTACCTATGCTCAAAGAGGCCTGCACAAAGTGATGGATTTGGGGCAACATTGGGAAGAGCAAACGGGCTTGCCGATCCCTTTGGGCGGCATAGCGGTCCGTAGAGACTTGCCTGAGGCGCTCAAGCAAAAGATTGGGCGATTATTGCGTAAATCGGTAGAATATGCCTTTGCGCATCCGCGGGCCTCGGCGGAATATGTAGCGGAGCATGCCCAAGAAATGGATGCAGAAGTTTGTCAGCTGCATATCAATTTGTATGTTACTGAAAACAGCATTGATTTTGGACCAAAGGGAGAGGCGGCTATTGCGCAATTGATGCAGAGCCTCGGTATTCAAGCAGATTTGCCCCTTTGGGTAGCAATTTAA
- a CDS encoding threonine aldolase family protein, protein MIDFRSDTVTRPSQGMLAAMQKAPLGDDVFGEDPLTNALERETAQRFGLEAGLFCPSGTMANQIAIKNHSSAPGSLICDQRSHVYLYEVGGISFHSGLSPILTHDEAGLMQPSSLLAALPNPHDLHKANAQILVLENTCNKGGGSCYDLDQMQVLSQLARENNLAVHLDGARLANAIVAKGYSEKEVGACFDSISICLSKGLGAPIGSLLLGSANFIHSARRLRKLFGGGMRQTGQLAAAGQYALDQQWARLAEDHEKAAELGQLIAQQAYCEELAPVQTNIVLFRLKEELSPQAFLDQLAAKGLLAVPFGGQWIRLVTHLDISLGSMQQAKQILCSI, encoded by the coding sequence ATGATAGATTTTAGATCCGATACGGTCACTCGCCCTAGCCAAGGCATGCTGGCCGCCATGCAAAAGGCCCCCCTAGGCGATGACGTCTTTGGCGAAGACCCCTTAACCAATGCTTTAGAAAGAGAAACGGCCCAACGCTTTGGCTTGGAGGCGGGCCTCTTTTGTCCCTCCGGGACCATGGCCAACCAAATTGCGATCAAAAATCATAGCTCGGCCCCAGGCAGCCTCATTTGCGATCAGCGTTCACATGTATATTTATATGAGGTAGGAGGCATTAGCTTTCATTCTGGACTCAGCCCAATTTTGACCCATGATGAGGCGGGATTGATGCAGCCCTCAAGTTTATTGGCGGCTTTGCCCAACCCTCATGATTTGCATAAGGCCAATGCCCAAATCTTGGTCCTTGAAAATACCTGTAATAAAGGAGGGGGAAGTTGTTATGATTTGGACCAAATGCAGGTCCTCTCTCAACTAGCCCGAGAAAATAATTTGGCCGTCCATTTAGATGGGGCCCGCCTTGCCAATGCTATTGTGGCCAAAGGCTATAGCGAAAAAGAAGTAGGGGCCTGCTTTGATAGCATTTCGATTTGTCTCTCTAAGGGCCTAGGGGCCCCTATTGGCTCCTTGCTCCTGGGCAGTGCCAATTTTATCCACTCGGCTAGGCGTTTGCGCAAGCTCTTTGGTGGAGGGATGCGGCAAACTGGCCAATTGGCGGCGGCTGGACAATATGCTTTGGACCAACAATGGGCCCGTCTAGCGGAAGACCATGAAAAAGCGGCTGAATTAGGCCAGCTCATTGCGCAACAAGCTTATTGTGAAGAACTGGCTCCCGTACAAACTAATATTGTGCTCTTTCGTTTAAAGGAAGAGCTTTCGCCTCAGGCATTTTTGGACCAATTGGCGGCCAAAGGCCTGCTTGCGGTTCCCTTTGGGGGCCAATGGATCCGCCTAGTGACCCATCTGGATATTTCCTTAGGGAGTATGCAGCAGGCCAAGCAAATCTTGTGTTCTATTTAA
- a CDS encoding acetyl-CoA C-acyltransferase — translation MTTKIDVDKMQNVFIYAASRTPRAAGQNSGPLQEIKPIQLLDSSIQAVLKAQPTAADYIGDLFLGCMTPVGEQGGNIARAAALYAGLPYQVAGTQINRFCASGLEALQMAAAKIELGWEQLVLAGGLESMNRVPELSDGGAMIYDPLVRAAVNFVPPSLSADLLANLQGFSRQELDEYSFEMHQRALKSQAAKWLRHNAALVYDQNGLPILEKNECLRHGLKAEDMAQFAPILSEKEAKDLDVMALMRYPSLEYLEHLHTPASAAQLADGSAMALIGNAQIGEQLGLKARAKILSAKVVAVDPTLSCTAGLEAVKQLLAQTGLNKNDIELWEKVELFAAVGLHFTQALDIPLDQYNIFGSDIAWGYAAGAMGGIALANLLDGLEKEDKQLGCIAISARAGLGAALLVERV, via the coding sequence ATGACCACTAAAATAGATGTCGATAAAATGCAAAATGTATTTATATATGCCGCTAGCCGAACCCCAAGGGCCGCCGGCCAAAATAGTGGCCCCCTACAAGAAATAAAACCTATCCAATTACTCGATAGTAGTATTCAGGCAGTGCTCAAAGCCCAACCCACTGCTGCCGATTATATCGGCGATCTTTTCCTCGGTTGCATGACGCCCGTAGGCGAACAAGGCGGCAATATCGCCCGAGCCGCCGCCCTCTACGCTGGCTTGCCCTACCAGGTGGCTGGTACCCAAATCAACCGCTTTTGCGCCTCTGGCCTAGAGGCCCTGCAAATGGCCGCAGCAAAAATAGAACTCGGCTGGGAGCAATTGGTTTTGGCTGGGGGACTAGAAAGTATGAACCGAGTGCCCGAACTTAGCGACGGAGGCGCCATGATTTATGACCCGCTGGTCCGTGCCGCCGTCAATTTTGTGCCGCCTAGCCTTAGCGCCGATCTGCTCGCCAATTTGCAAGGATTTAGCCGCCAAGAACTAGACGAATATTCTTTCGAGATGCACCAAAGAGCCCTGAAAAGCCAGGCCGCTAAATGGCTCCGCCACAATGCCGCTCTGGTCTATGACCAAAATGGCCTGCCTATTCTCGAAAAAAATGAGTGCCTTCGCCATGGCCTAAAGGCCGAAGATATGGCCCAGTTTGCGCCCATCCTCTCCGAAAAAGAAGCCAAGGACCTCGATGTTATGGCCCTTATGCGCTATCCCTCCCTTGAATATCTGGAGCATTTGCATACGCCCGCCTCTGCCGCCCAATTGGCCGATGGCTCGGCTATGGCCCTAATCGGTAATGCCCAAATTGGCGAGCAATTGGGCCTGAAAGCCCGAGCCAAAATCTTAAGCGCTAAGGTGGTGGCTGTCGATCCTACCCTCAGCTGTACCGCTGGCCTAGAGGCCGTCAAGCAGTTGCTGGCCCAAACTGGCCTGAACAAAAATGATATTGAACTTTGGGAAAAAGTGGAGCTCTTCGCCGCTGTTGGCCTGCATTTTACTCAAGCTCTCGATATTCCGCTGGACCAATATAATATCTTCGGTAGCGATATTGCTTGGGGCTATGCCGCCGGCGCTATGGGCGGCATCGCCCTGGCCAATCTGCTCGATGGCCTCGAAAAAGAGGATAAACAATTGGGCTGTATCGCCATTTCGGCCCGGGCAGGCCTAGGTGCGGCCCTCCTAGTCGAAAGAGTTTAG